In a single window of the Desulfovibrio sp. ZJ209 genome:
- a CDS encoding TlpA disulfide reductase family protein: MKRIALAFLISLLLPCAALAAADTAIPTLDQAGLTGLLEKNKGKVVILNFFATWCPPCRVEIPELVKVREAYPESELLLVGLSVDETSAPVVPFTKKAGVNYPVYMAAQDVTDAYRVTSVPHNAFFARDGHLVISEPGMAEAHVIRELVDDLLGKK, from the coding sequence ATGAAACGAATCGCACTCGCATTTCTCATCTCGCTGCTGCTTCCCTGCGCCGCGCTGGCGGCCGCCGACACCGCCATCCCCACCCTGGACCAGGCCGGGCTCACGGGCCTGCTTGAGAAAAACAAGGGCAAGGTGGTCATCCTGAACTTCTTTGCCACCTGGTGCCCGCCCTGCCGGGTGGAAATCCCCGAGCTCGTCAAGGTGCGCGAGGCCTATCCCGAGTCCGAGCTCCTGCTGGTGGGGCTCTCCGTGGATGAGACGAGCGCGCCGGTGGTGCCCTTTACCAAGAAGGCCGGCGTCAACTATCCCGTCTACATGGCCGCGCAGGACGTGACCGACGCCTACCGCGTGACCAGCGTGCCGCATAATGCCTTTTTCGCGAGGGACGGGCACCTGGTCATTTCCGAACCCGGCATGGCCGAGGCCCATGTCATCCGGGA
- a CDS encoding homocysteine S-methyltransferase family protein, translated as MTAFPFLQALGQGRPLLLDGAMGTMLQAAGMPAGVSPDQYCLENPDILKGIHRAYLEAGSNIITTCTFGANPFKLAAGLDAFDVCRRLTGIAREAAQSAPEGRPVFVAGNVGPSGLFARPLGPLEPRELVEGFARQIRGLAAGGADLIFIETQFDLAEARAAVAAAREVCDLPVMVSMTFEHGVSLTGSSPEIFAETMQNLGADVVGTNCSLGPDEMLPVVRELLSVCACPVMAEPNAGLPELRDGQTVFPMGPDAFAQKTAAFAAIGAQVLGGCCGTTPAHITALARAVASVSREPRPLPRQDGIVLTSRSALVRMGADAPLALIGERINPTGKPVLAAELQEGRFDAALRLADEQVAAGATVLDVNVGAPLVDEAVCLPELAQRLIARCQAPLSLDSSHAAAIAAALPYAPGSCLINSISGEAGRMEALGPMCRQYGAPFILLPLQGKKLPVRAAERIRIAEDLLERAAALGIPRRLVLVDILALAISSTPEGVNECLDFARWCRGQKLPTTIGLSNVSFGLPARPLLNSTFLSMAVGAGLTSCIANPTAPLMRETTAAIAALRGHDAHAEAFIAGFGNWKPGAGSPAPAAGASGLAAAAASLYDVVLNGDKEGAPALLEKELAAGADPLEIVDGILIPAITEVGERYERREYFLPQLIRAAETMQLAFGRLKPLLEERRGPEKRPVIVLATVEGDIHDIGKNIVALLLGNHGFEVVDAGKDVPAGEILACAMRHKARIIGLSALMTTTMVRMEDTIRLIRERGLPIRVMVGGAAVTRAFAEAIGADAYCEDAVSGVRAAQGFLREDAAGAACPDAGQQGMES; from the coding sequence ATGACCGCCTTTCCCTTTCTTCAGGCCCTGGGCCAAGGGCGTCCGCTGCTGCTCGACGGAGCCATGGGCACCATGCTCCAGGCGGCCGGCATGCCCGCGGGCGTGAGCCCCGACCAGTATTGCCTGGAAAACCCGGACATCCTCAAGGGCATCCACCGCGCCTATCTTGAGGCCGGCTCCAACATCATCACCACCTGCACCTTCGGCGCCAACCCCTTCAAGCTGGCGGCCGGGCTCGATGCTTTCGACGTATGCCGCCGCCTCACCGGCATCGCCCGGGAGGCCGCGCAAAGCGCCCCGGAGGGGCGGCCGGTCTTCGTGGCCGGCAATGTGGGGCCGAGCGGTCTTTTCGCGCGTCCCCTGGGCCCCCTCGAGCCGCGGGAACTGGTGGAGGGCTTCGCCAGGCAGATCCGCGGGCTCGCCGCCGGCGGCGCCGACCTCATCTTCATCGAGACGCAGTTCGACCTCGCCGAGGCGCGCGCCGCCGTGGCCGCAGCGCGCGAGGTCTGCGACCTGCCGGTCATGGTCTCCATGACCTTCGAGCACGGGGTGAGCCTCACCGGCTCCAGCCCGGAGATCTTCGCCGAGACCATGCAGAACCTCGGCGCGGACGTGGTGGGCACCAATTGCAGCCTCGGCCCGGACGAGATGCTGCCCGTCGTGCGCGAGCTCCTTTCCGTGTGCGCCTGCCCGGTCATGGCCGAGCCCAATGCGGGCCTGCCCGAGCTTCGGGATGGCCAGACGGTCTTCCCCATGGGGCCCGACGCCTTCGCGCAAAAAACGGCCGCCTTCGCGGCCATCGGCGCCCAGGTGCTGGGGGGCTGCTGCGGCACCACGCCCGCCCATATCACGGCGCTGGCGCGCGCGGTCGCTTCCGTCAGCCGGGAGCCCCGTCCCCTGCCGCGGCAGGACGGCATCGTGCTCACCAGCCGCTCGGCGCTTGTGCGCATGGGCGCGGACGCGCCGCTGGCCCTCATCGGCGAGCGCATCAACCCCACGGGCAAGCCAGTGCTCGCCGCCGAGCTTCAGGAGGGGCGCTTTGACGCGGCCCTGCGCCTTGCGGACGAGCAGGTGGCCGCCGGCGCGACGGTGCTCGATGTCAATGTGGGCGCTCCGCTGGTGGACGAGGCTGTGTGCCTGCCCGAGCTCGCCCAGCGCCTCATCGCCCGTTGCCAGGCGCCGCTCTCGCTCGATTCTTCCCATGCCGCGGCCATTGCGGCGGCGCTCCCCTATGCTCCCGGCTCCTGCCTCATCAACTCCATCAGCGGCGAGGCCGGCCGCATGGAGGCCCTGGGACCCATGTGCCGCCAGTATGGCGCGCCCTTCATCCTGCTGCCCCTGCAGGGCAAGAAGCTCCCGGTGCGCGCGGCCGAGCGCATCCGCATCGCCGAAGACCTGCTGGAGCGCGCGGCCGCCCTTGGCATTCCGCGGCGGCTCGTGCTGGTGGACATCCTGGCCCTGGCCATTTCCTCCACGCCCGAGGGCGTCAACGAATGCCTGGACTTCGCCCGCTGGTGCCGCGGGCAAAAGCTCCCCACCACCATCGGCCTTTCCAACGTCTCTTTCGGGCTTCCGGCGCGGCCGCTGCTCAATTCCACCTTCCTCAGCATGGCCGTGGGCGCGGGCCTCACCTCCTGCATCGCCAATCCCACTGCCCCGCTCATGCGCGAGACCACGGCCGCCATTGCCGCCCTTCGCGGGCATGACGCCCACGCGGAGGCCTTTATCGCCGGTTTTGGCAACTGGAAACCGGGCGCGGGGAGCCCGGCGCCCGCGGCCGGCGCCTCTGGCCTCGCGGCTGCCGCGGCGAGCCTGTATGACGTGGTGCTCAACGGCGACAAGGAGGGCGCCCCGGCCCTGCTGGAAAAGGAACTCGCCGCTGGCGCCGACCCGCTCGAGATCGTGGACGGCATCCTCATCCCGGCCATCACCGAAGTGGGGGAGCGCTATGAGCGGCGCGAGTATTTCCTGCCGCAGCTCATCCGCGCGGCGGAAACCATGCAGCTGGCCTTCGGGCGGCTCAAGCCGCTGCTCGAGGAGCGCCGCGGCCCGGAAAAGCGGCCCGTCATCGTGCTCGCCACCGTGGAGGGCGACATCCACGACATCGGCAAGAATATCGTGGCACTGCTCCTCGGGAACCACGGCTTTGAGGTGGTGGACGCGGGCAAGGATGTGCCCGCCGGGGAAATTCTGGCTTGCGCGATGCGCCACAAGGCGCGTATTATCGGGCTTTCCGCGCTGATGACAACCACCATGGTGCGCATGGAAGACACCATCCGCCTTATCCGCGAGCGCGGGCTGCCCATCCGGGTCATGGTGGGGGGCGCCGCCGTGACAAGGGCCTTTGCCGAGGCCATCGGGGCCGATGCTTATTGTGAAGACGCCGTGAGCGGTGTGCGCGCCGCCCAGGGCTTTCTCCGGGAGGATGCGGCCGGCGCCGCATGCCCGGATGCGGGTCAACAAGGAATGGAATCTTGA
- a CDS encoding RNA polymerase factor sigma-32, with product MTKTQERSAGNGATGPAKGSPTEGTVIPEILPADTARTIAGAPEDEAPPDETSEDGDDILDLDADADDGLALDDDPLDPNGPEALPEDSGDGAHGRLPLRRAPHLPSPAATRDSLQLYLREVSRFPLLKPEEEHDLALRVRDANDPDAAFRLVSSHLRLVVRIAMDFQRRWMQNVLDLVQEGNVGLMRAVNKFDPDKGIKFSYYASFWIKAYILKFIMDNWRMVKIGTTQVQRKLFYNLNRERQKLIAQGFDPDAAMLSERLGVSVEQINEMDQRLASTDLSLNVQVGDETGGATRMDFLPALDQGAEERLASVEVAELVRAQLKTILPKLNDKEHYILRHRLLTDEPVTLREIGERYNITRERVRQLEARLLEKIRQHITLDVKDFSEDWIQS from the coding sequence ATGACCAAGACGCAAGAACGCTCCGCCGGCAACGGCGCCACCGGGCCCGCAAAGGGCAGCCCCACCGAGGGCACCGTCATCCCCGAGATCCTGCCCGCGGATACGGCACGAACCATCGCCGGCGCCCCTGAAGACGAGGCCCCCCCGGACGAAACTTCAGAAGACGGCGACGACATCCTCGATCTGGATGCCGACGCCGATGACGGGCTTGCGCTCGACGACGACCCGCTGGACCCGAATGGCCCGGAGGCCCTTCCCGAAGACAGCGGCGACGGCGCCCACGGGCGCCTGCCCCTGCGCCGCGCGCCACATCTGCCCTCCCCGGCCGCCACGCGGGACAGCCTCCAGCTCTACCTGCGCGAGGTCAGCCGCTTCCCGCTGCTCAAGCCCGAAGAGGAGCACGACCTCGCCCTCAGGGTGCGCGACGCCAATGACCCGGACGCGGCCTTCAGGCTCGTCTCCTCCCACCTGCGGCTGGTGGTGCGCATCGCCATGGACTTTCAGCGCCGCTGGATGCAGAACGTCCTCGACCTCGTGCAGGAAGGCAATGTGGGCCTCATGCGGGCGGTCAACAAGTTCGACCCGGACAAGGGCATCAAGTTTTCCTATTACGCCTCCTTCTGGATCAAGGCCTACATCCTCAAGTTCATCATGGACAACTGGAGGATGGTCAAGATCGGCACCACCCAGGTGCAGCGCAAGCTCTTTTACAACCTCAACCGGGAGCGGCAGAAGCTCATCGCCCAGGGCTTTGACCCCGACGCCGCCATGCTCTCGGAGCGCCTCGGCGTGAGCGTGGAGCAGATCAACGAGATGGACCAGCGCCTCGCCTCCACCGACCTTTCGCTCAATGTGCAGGTCGGCGACGAGACGGGCGGCGCCACGCGCATGGACTTTCTCCCCGCGCTCGACCAGGGCGCCGAGGAACGCCTCGCCTCGGTGGAGGTGGCGGAGCTCGTCCGCGCCCAGCTCAAGACCATCCTGCCCAAGCTCAACGACAAGGAACACTACATCCTGCGCCACCGGCTGCTCACCGACGAGCCCGTGACCTTGCGCGAAATCGGCGAACGCTATAATATCACTCGCGAGCGCGTGCGCCAGCTCGAGGCGCGCCTGCTGGAAAAGATTCGCCAGCACATCACGCTCGATGTCAAGGATTTTTCTGAGGACTGGATCCAGTCCTGA